The following proteins come from a genomic window of Lytechinus pictus isolate F3 Inbred chromosome 1, Lp3.0, whole genome shotgun sequence:
- the LOC129259300 gene encoding proto-oncogene Wnt-3-like encodes MPTVAEGAHHGIQECQHQFRGRRWNCTTIDGDQSVFGRVLDRASRETAFVNAILAAGVTHSVTRACSRGDFLECGCDRTHRGPPGGRNGIVPNATWRWGGCSEEVWYSMELTKDFLKPTSTKRARTKMDRHNTDAGRNAVLHNMELRCKCHGVSGSCELKTCWWEMAPFRKLGDALKTKYDMAAEMSVERQRKGRTFVEELEPRYDDFKEPTSNDLIYYDQSPDYCNFDPEVGSFGTQGRECNRTSHGIDGCELLCCGRGHNTMTVVRRERCDCVFVWCCKVVCKECVRVIDVHTCK; translated from the exons ATGCCCACGGTCGCAGAGGGCGCCCATCATGGTATTCAAGAGTGCCAGCACCAGTTCAGAGGGAGAAGGTGGAACTGTACGACGATTGACGGCGACCAGTCTGTATTTGGCCGCGTTTTGGACAGGG CATCTAGGGAGACAGCCTTCGTCAACGCCATCCTTGCCGCCGGCGTGACTCACTCGGTCACGCGGGCATGTTCACGAGGGGACTTCTTGGAATGCGGTTGTGACCGCACCCACCGCGGTCCACCGGGCGGTAGAAACGGTATCGTCCCGAACGCTACCTGGAGATGGGGCGGTTGCAGCGAGGAAGTGTGGTACTCCATGGAACTTACCAAGGATTTCTTGAAACCAACCTCAACCAAGAGAGCGAGGACAAAGATGGATCGACATAATACAGATGCTGGACGAAAC GCTGTCCTTCATAACATGGAATTGCGATGCAAATGCCACGGTGTCTCTGGGAGCTGTGAGCTTAAGACATGCTGGTGGGAGATGGCGCCCTTCAGGAAACTCGGGGACGCCCTCAAGACAAAGTACGACATGGCTGCAGAGATGTCCGTCGAACGACAGCGGAAAGGACGAACCTTCGTCGAAGAGCTGGAGCCTCGCTACGACGACTTTAAGGAACCTACGTCCAATGACCTCATCTACTACGACCAGTCTCCCGACTACTGCAATTTCGACCCCGAGGTAGGATCATTTGGAACGCAAGGAAGGGAGTGTAACCGGACCTCTCACGGCATTGACGGTTGCGAACTGCTCTGCTGCGGCCGTGGTCACAATACGATGACAGTGGTTAGGAGAGAACGGTGTGACTGCGTCTTCGTCTGGTGTTGCAAAGTGGTCTGCAAAGAGTGTGTTCGGGTTATCGACGTCCACACTTGTAAAtag